TACTCTCAAGGCCATTGTTCTGAGGGTGCTGCAGTCTGTTGCCTCCCATCATGGAGAGGACGCCATGGTTCTGCTGGTGCTGGAAAAAGGTCGATCCTGGGTAGTGACCTATGACTTCGTTGTAAGTGGGCGGGGGTCCTTCCATTCGGCCGTTGCTGCTGTAACTGGTGGCGCTGATGCCGGAGTTACTGCTGGGAGGGCAGGGGCCCCCGTTGTAAATCGACGTGTCTATCAGGTCGCTGTCAAAAATAGTCCTGTTCGGGGGAGCCCGCACTGACTCGCGGTTCAGTTCCATCTGCTGCTCAGGGTCGCGGAGCTGGAGGGTGCACGGCCCCTGGTACGGAGGGGGCTCCTCGCCGTCCGAGAGTGAGATGGTGGGAGGAAGGTCGATCTCGTGCTGCAGGTAGGGGTAGGTGGGCTGAAAGCGACTGAATCGATCCCGCTGTAGGAACGATGGGACAGTCAATCTGTCGGTCGATCTGGGCGTgtaaatctgctgctgaaacagaaAAGACAGCCAGCCAGTCACCTCCACAACAGCCCTTACTGCTTTTAGCAACAAGACAACAGAGCAAAGCCCCAAAAAATGGCATCCAACATTACAAACAAGATCTAAAACACAGGAGAAAGTTGAACAAATTAAACTGCTGAATTCTAAGTAGGATAATTTAGATTTCAGTTAACTGGGTCAGTGGTTGATATGAacaaacgtgcatttatatagcgcctttcatgatctcaggacgtcctaatgcgcttcacagccaatgaagtattttgaagtgtaatcacttgtaatgtaggaaacacggcagccaatttgcgcacagcaagatcccacaaacagcaatgagataatgaccagataatctgttttagtgatgtttgttgaggggtaaatgttggcccaggGCATTGGCCAATGTGGTctccttgaaatagtgccatgggatcttttacgttcacctgagggggcagacgaagcctcggtttaacgtctcatccaaaagacggcactctgacagtgcagctctccctcagtattgcactggagtgtcagtcggGATTCtgtactcaagtttctggagtggggcttgaacccacaaccttctgactcagaggcaagagtgcgacccactgagccacgggtgACAGAGATACTGAATGGGGAGCTGTGTGCCTTGTAACCAAAATTCAGCTTTTGCTGAACCATGCTGGGTGGGAACCACGCTCCTGTGTTCAGGCTCCAGGCTCCTCCTTTTATATCCATGCTGGTTTATATATTCCAGGGAGTGGTGATTAGGAGgtattcagctcatccaaaactctgctgcccgtatcctaactcacaccaagaccCGTTCTCCCGTCacccctacattggctcccggtccagcaacgcctcgaatttaaattctcatcctcgttttcaaatctctccatggcctcgccccctccctatctctaaccaactccagccctccgagaactttgcgttactccaattctggcctcgtgcatacccaattttcatcgctccaccattggcggccgtgccttcagctgactggtccccaagttctggaattccctccctaaacctgtgtgtctctctacctctctctcctcctttaagatgctccttgaaacccctctctttgactaagcttttggtcacctgtcccaatacctccctatgtggatcggtgtcaaatttttgtttgataatcactcctgtgaagcgccttgggccattttatgacattaaaggcactttataaatgcaagttgttggtggtcTTTGGGACTGGTCAGATGGACTGCAGCCATTTCCAGCCCTGCACTTTGTGTTCCCGTCAGTAAGTACAAAGATCGGTTACGTGAGCCATCGTTACAGCCAGTTAGAACTCTGAATGTAAAGtcaaggggatggggagaggggtcagGGATCGAGCTAAGTTTATTCCTCGTTTAACCTTACTGGTAGTCCAGTTTAAAACAAAAGTTGTTGCAGGAGATATTGGTCAATTTAAAGGTACTGATGCAGCATTCTCCACCCCCCGCCCTCCACACCGCTAACCCAATCTGTACACAATGTCTGGACACACGCACACAGTACTACAGGTCACCTGGTACCCAGGGGTCATAGCCCATCATAAGCCGGCCCCTTCCCGCATGAGCTACCAGTTTCCTGTAtcgccttctcctgctccgtaaGTTATCAAGTATAATCATCGTGCTTCAGTGGAGAGTACAGGGCAGGGTGTTGGGAAACATGTTTCATTGCTCACCATTAGTTCACAGGAGATCTAGTGGAGGATTACTTCAGTCAGTTTTGCATTTGCCCAGTGTGTACTAACGTCGAGAGTGTACGCGTCTAGAGACATCTatctataacacctttcacaacctcagg
The window above is part of the Heptranchias perlo isolate sHepPer1 chromosome 19, sHepPer1.hap1, whole genome shotgun sequence genome. Proteins encoded here:
- the LOC137335343 gene encoding protein TMEPAI-like isoform X2, whose translation is MYNLMGLNSTAATNQPNVSCTCNCKRSLFQSMEITELEFVQIIVIVVVMIVMVVVITCLLNHYKLSTRSLINRQSHMRRQEDNLQSEESLWPSDNTVSASGMSQQIYTPRSTDRLTVPSFLQRDRFSRFQPTYPYLQHEIDLPPTISLSDGEEPPPYQGPCTLQLRDPEQQMELNRESVRAPPNRTIFDSDLIDTSIYNGGPCPPSSNSGISATSYSSNGRMEGPPPTYNEVIGHYPGSTFFQHQQNHGVLSMMGGNRLQHPQNNGLESTVVRNSKDKKTGHPF
- the LOC137335343 gene encoding protein TMEPAI-like isoform X3, whose product is MYNLMGLNSTAATNQPNVSCTCNCKRSLFQSMEITELEFVQIIVIVVVMIVMVVVITCLLNHYKLSTRSLINRQSHMRRQEDNLQSQQIYTPRSTDRLTVPSFLQRDRFSRFQPTYPYLQHEIDLPPTISLSDGEEPPPYQGPCTLQLRDPEQQMELNRESVRAPPNRTIFDSDLIDTSIYNGGPCPPSSNSGISATSYSSNGRMEGPPPTYNEVIGHYPGSTFFQHQQNHGVLSMMGGNRLQHPQNNGLESTVVRNSKDKKTGHPF
- the LOC137335343 gene encoding protein TMEPAI-like isoform X1, yielding MYNLMGLNSTAATNQPNVSCTCNCKRSLFQSMEITELEFVQIIVIVVVMIVMVVVITCLLNHYKLSTRSLINRQSHMRRQEDNLQSEESLWPSDNTVSASGMSQQQIYTPRSTDRLTVPSFLQRDRFSRFQPTYPYLQHEIDLPPTISLSDGEEPPPYQGPCTLQLRDPEQQMELNRESVRAPPNRTIFDSDLIDTSIYNGGPCPPSSNSGISATSYSSNGRMEGPPPTYNEVIGHYPGSTFFQHQQNHGVLSMMGGNRLQHPQNNGLESTVVRNSKDKKTGHPF